One window of the Cryptococcus gattii WM276 chromosome E, complete sequence genome contains the following:
- a CDS encoding uncharacterized protein (Similar to TIGR gene model, INSD accession AAW43520.1) — protein sequence MDVDRLVRTHVSTADLNPSQGLVQGVNSGQIQLLQVVKALGEYLTSTEDDVRLKGLTFLTNLLSVIIPGKINRQATTTLTNFYMSKLDDFDSLPPALNGLTTLSKLATFDDTAAADVYKRVVEDVNIKAYAQSTRHLVYVLFDSLLATHRDALKKMGTAFINSYTKIVDGEKDPRNLMLLFSIDRVILLEFDVKDHIEDFFDIAFCYFPITFRPPPNDPYGITADDLKLALRECMASNPYFAKMALPLFLEKFATATGATMKDLMLTMAACFPTYGADAVNERSKELWEGIKTEILYSSDSTIEVAALSALESLMRTLYPNEDSVPSGLAQDIIQECMKSLEEPDKNQALGSTKIIAAIFRSSPSAGKFALSQVFPQLFRTFNSPTVPSQRAPLLTAVSSILLACQSTYDSSSRSHEQEQSLEPYRGDLLDMLREGLRTDGLKGPAIKGCVALVGVQGYWSRGEVEDVVRGIDDILIHDGNQEIRPDVIQALTTISKFHPTVIESLTLPLLFHHLPSSAPSVEDFTAREQYRSILGSLGKLCIQPALWGTMIVRITSRLDILVSATPEKSEGGDVEMDDIDARECNIAYAWDLLNSLLTVIEAKIKEKHVDVGKYYEELMPRLVGLAVMASQQTIGGGGEPLFKDRRLVAIISKIEEKMIWELSVEKQGKQFDLMYKAFEQGEMVSIVHERSIVRSSSPLRIGASSAEQDLIAIYSSVLRGLSPSVSLPLTSYGEYLRGKVYWTIHVAKDGWQVKWGLEMVCALVNKKENDLKEDLAGVMEKIWAEVQDTTQDFEVRRRGLLVYFHIIKALSLLRQPLAYTALDKVIEVLGLFSMDPEFVSEAARAFSVLAKKGDIHLTAKLLYAQKLWNNVLPKLIEGDKEASGKERIVYLVSFASLLPLVPPSLCLSDLPTILPLIQRSLTLSSPVQRTNVIHALTSILETPSSPSTDTILHSSAPSLVSALLASSIPSSEITTSSNVRQSALACLAIIPDTIRLEVLHKQKAEVIRELGKAVDDRNRDVRKEAVECRARWYRYGQAT from the exons ATGGACGTCGACAGGCTCGTAAGGACGCACGTATCTACGGCAGATTTGAACCCGTCTCAAGGGCTCGTTCAAG GTGTCAACAGTGGTCAGATACAGTTACTACAAGTGGTGAAGGCTTTGGGAGAATACCTCACCTCTACAGAAGATGATGTCAGGCTTAAAG GATTAACTTTCTTAACTAATCTCCTGAGCGTTATCATACCTGGGAAGATTAATCGTCAGGCGA CGACGACCCTGACAAACTTCTATATGTCGAAGCTCGATGACTTTGACTCATTACCACCAGCTCTAAATGGACTGACTACACTTTCAAAGTTAGCAACGTTCGATGACACTGCCGCGGCCGATGTCTATAAAAG AGTCGTAGAGGATGTCAATATCAAAGCATATGCGCAGTCTACAAGGCATCTTGTCTACGTCCTGTTCGACAGCTTACTAGCAACACATCGAGATG CTTTGAAGAAAATGGGGACTGCGTTCATCAATTCTTATACCAAGATTGTCGACGGCGAGAAAGACCCCCGGAACCTAATGCTTCTTTTCTCAATTGACCGAGTAATCCTCCTGGAGTTCGACGTCAAGGATCATATTGAAGACTTTTTTGACATCGCATTTTGTTACTTCCCCATCACGTTCCGCCCACCACCCAATGATCCTTATGGCATTACTGCCGATGATTTGAAACTTGCTCTCCGGGAGTGCATGGCATCTAATCCCTATTTTGCAAAGATGGCATTGCCTCTCTTTTTGGAAAAATTTGCGACTGCTACAGGTGCTACTATG AAAGACTTGATGCTCACGATGGCGGCTTGTTTCCCAACTTACGGCGCCGACGCGGTCAATGAACGTAGCAAAGAACTCTGGGAGGGTATCAAGACAGAAATTCTTTACTCCTCCGACTCAACGATTGAAGTCGCTGCCCTTTCTGCTCTTGAATCACTTATGCGCACGCTCTACCCTAATGAAGACAGTGTTCCGTCAGGTTTGGCGCAGGATATCATTCAGGAATGTATGAAGTCCCTGGAGGAACCAGACAAGAACCAGGCTTTGGGTTCAACCAAGATTATCGCCGCGATTTTCCGAAGTTCCC CGTCGGCCGGTAAATTCGCCCTCTCGCAGGTATTCCCTCAGCTTTTCCGAACATTCAACAGCCCCACTGTACCCTCTCAGCGCGCTCCTCTCCTCACAGCTGTCTCTTCAATTCTTCTCGCTTGTCAATCAACCTACGACTCTTCCTCCCGGTCACATGAGCAAGAGCAAAGCTTGGAACCTTATCGAGGAGATCTTTTGGATATGCTGAGAGAAGGTTTAAGGACGGACGGCTTGAAGGGACCGGCAATCAAGGGATGCGTTGCTCTTGTTGGTGTGCAGGGCTATTGGAGCCGTGGGGAAGTGGAGGATGTCGTTAGGGGGATTGATGATATTCTGATCCATGACGGGAATCAGGAAATCAG ACCGGATGTCATCCAAGCTCTTACCACAATCTCCAAATTCCACCCCACCGTCATCGAGTCGCTTACCCTTCCGCTCCTATTCCACCACCTTCCCAGCTCGGCGCCTTCCGTAGAGGACTTCACTGCGAGGGAGCAATACCGGTCTATCCTTGGTTCATTGGGAAAGCTCTGCATTCAGCCAGCACTGTGGGGCACAATGATTGTGAGGATTACTAGCAGGCTTGACATATTGGTCTCCGCTACCCCTGAAAAGTCAGAGGGAGGTGATGTGGAAATGGACGACATAGATGCTAGGGAGTGCAATATTGCTTACGCATGGGACCTCCTCAATTCCTTGCTCACGGTGATAGAGGCGAAGATTAAGGAAAAACACGTGGATGTAGGCAAATATTACGAAGAGTTGATGCCAAGATTGGTGGGCTTGGCGGTAATGGCGTCCCAGCAGACGATTGGCGGAGGCGGGGAGCCTTTGTTCAAAGACAGGAGATTGGTGGCGATCATAAGCAAGATCGAGGAAAAGATGATCTGGGAACTTAGCGTAGA GAAACAAGGGAAACAGTTCGACCTTATGTACAAAGCGTTCGAGCAAGGAGAGATGGTCAGTATAGTACATGAAAGGTCAATTGTTCGATCTTCTAGTCCCTTACGT ATTGGCGCATCATCCGCAGAGCAAGATCTCATTGCGATTTACTCTTCGGTCCTCCGAGGCCTTTCACCCTCAGTTTCTCTTCCATTGACTTCATATGGCGAGTATCTGAGGGGGAAGGTTTACTGGACTATACATGTTGCGAAGGACGGCTGGCAAGTCAAATGGGGGCTGGAAATGGTTTGTGCGTTGGTGAATAAGAAGGAAAATG ACCTCAAAGAAGACTTGGCGGGGGTCATGGAGAAAATATGGGCAGAGGTGCAGGATACCACTCAAGACTTTGAGGTCAGACGCAGAGGGCTACTGGTTTATTTCCAC ATCATCAAAGCCCTTTCACTCTTACGCCAGCCATTAGCATACACAGCCCTTGACAAAGTCATTGAAGTACTGGGGTTGTTTAGCATGGACCCTGAGTTTGTCAGCGAGGCAGCGAGGGCTTTTAGCGTATTGGCGAAGAAGGGTGATATACACCTGACTGCCAAG CTCCTTTACGCTCAAAAATTATGGAACAATGTGCTTCCAAAACTGATCGAAGGAGATAAAGAAGCTTCTG GCAAAGAAAGAATAGTGTACCTTGTCTCCTTTGCCTCTCTCTTGCCTCTTGTTCCTCCCTCTCTTTGTCTCTCGGACCTTCCTACT ATCCTCCCACTTATTCAACGATCCTTGACACTATCGTCCCCTGTTCAGAGGACGAACGTAATTCACGCCCTCACCTCCATTCTTGAAACTCCTTCATCTCCGTCTACTGATACCATCCTCCATTCTTCTGCCCCTTCCCTCGTTTCAGCCCTTCTAGCTTCCTCCATTCCGTCTTCAGAAATCACTACCTCATCAAACGTTAGACAATCCGCCTTAGCTTGCCTGGCCATTATTCCCGATACGATCAGGCTGGAAGTGCTACATAAGCAGAAAGCAGAGGTGATCAGGGAGCTGGGAAAGGCGGTGGACGACCGAAACAGAGATGTGAGGAAAGAAGCTGTTGAATGTAGGGCAAGATGGTATAGATATGGTCAGGCGACTTAG